From Methanococcus maripaludis, the proteins below share one genomic window:
- the fbp gene encoding fructose-1,6-bisphosphate aldolase/phosphatase, which yields MEEKVTLSVIKADVGGLCGHTLAPEELLDAAEYVLENALDETLIDYYVTNCGDDIDMIMTHDKGTDNEEVHKLAWDALEAATEVAKELKLYGAGQDLLSNSFSGNVKGLGPGCAEMEFVERPSEPVVVFCCDKTDPAAFNLPFYKMFADPFSTAGLVYDPSMTSGFRYEILDVFAHKRVFLDAPEEMYSLLALIGNTEKYAVKRVYRRKDNEIAAVCSSEKLNMIAGEYVGKDDPVAIVRAQSGFPAVGEVLEGFANPHLVAGWMRGCHFGPIMPVAEEDAMPARFDGPARVMALGFQLSKGRLVGPNDLFADKSFDKAREKALDMAEMMRSMGPFMPHRLPESMMEYTSVPKVLAQLKDRFLEMDEGCECKLDEIRERGDME from the coding sequence ATGGAAGAAAAAGTAACCTTAAGTGTTATTAAGGCAGATGTTGGAGGGCTTTGTGGACACACATTAGCTCCAGAAGAATTATTAGACGCTGCAGAGTATGTTCTCGAAAATGCGCTCGATGAAACATTAATTGATTATTATGTTACAAACTGTGGTGACGATATCGACATGATCATGACCCACGATAAGGGAACAGACAACGAAGAAGTACACAAACTTGCATGGGACGCTCTTGAAGCAGCAACAGAAGTTGCAAAAGAGTTAAAATTATACGGTGCAGGACAAGACTTACTTTCAAACTCATTTTCCGGAAACGTTAAAGGACTCGGTCCAGGCTGCGCAGAAATGGAATTTGTTGAAAGACCAAGTGAACCAGTTGTAGTTTTCTGCTGTGACAAAACAGACCCTGCAGCATTCAATTTACCATTCTATAAAATGTTTGCAGACCCATTCAGCACTGCAGGATTAGTATATGATCCTTCAATGACATCAGGATTCAGATACGAAATCTTAGATGTTTTTGCACACAAAAGAGTATTTTTAGATGCTCCAGAAGAAATGTACTCATTACTCGCATTAATCGGAAACACTGAAAAATACGCTGTAAAAAGAGTTTACAGAAGAAAAGACAACGAAATTGCAGCAGTATGTTCATCAGAAAAATTAAACATGATTGCTGGAGAATACGTTGGAAAAGACGATCCAGTAGCAATTGTAAGAGCTCAAAGTGGATTCCCTGCAGTAGGGGAGGTTTTAGAAGGATTTGCAAACCCACACCTCGTTGCAGGATGGATGAGAGGATGCCACTTTGGACCTATCATGCCTGTTGCCGAAGAAGATGCAATGCCTGCAAGATTTGACGGTCCTGCAAGAGTTATGGCTTTAGGATTCCAGTTATCAAAAGGAAGATTAGTTGGACCAAACGACCTCTTCGCAGACAAATCATTCGATAAAGCAAGAGAAAAAGCACTCGACATGGCTGAAATGATGAGATCAATGGGTCCATTCATGCCACACAGATTACCTGAATCAATGATGGAATACACGTCAGTTCCAAAAGTTTTAGCTCAGTTAAAAGACAGATTCCTCGAAATGGACGAAGGATGCGAATGCAAACTCGACGAAATAAGAGAAAGAGGAGACATGGAATAA
- the trm5b gene encoding tRNA (guanine(37)-N1)-methyltransferase Trm5b: MVFCIKVNFKLGEKARKIMLDNDLLSKSYKLKKEGEFLYIPLTSSNFDKKIFEDENIDFELSKIDENEISKINSEKKTSFKDYLLKNFKNEVDGNLIAHAYDIIGDIVILQISEEIAPEIRKKIGENALKLIPSVKAVFRRESDVKGDFRVRDLEHLAGKEKTLTLYKENGYRLLVDVAKVYFSPRLGWERKRIMDLVTIDDIVVDMFCGVGPYSIACKNAEKIYSVDINPDGIELLKQNIVLNNLENKIVPILEDVRNVDLKGTRVIMNLPKYAHEFVDKALEIVEDGGTIHYYTVGAEFDEGIELFKSKCDCEVVDKRIVKSYSPREYVFVIDFKILKKN, encoded by the coding sequence TTGGTATTCTGCATCAAAGTTAATTTCAAACTGGGCGAAAAAGCACGAAAAATCATGCTTGATAATGATTTACTTAGTAAAAGCTATAAATTAAAAAAAGAAGGGGAATTTTTATACATTCCGTTAACTTCCAGTAATTTCGATAAAAAAATTTTTGAAGATGAAAATATCGATTTTGAACTTTCTAAAATCGACGAAAATGAAATTTCAAAGATAAACTCTGAAAAAAAGACAAGTTTTAAGGATTATCTTTTAAAAAATTTTAAAAATGAAGTTGATGGAAATTTAATCGCTCACGCGTATGACATAATTGGAGATATCGTAATTTTACAGATTTCAGAAGAAATTGCCCCAGAAATTAGGAAAAAAATTGGAGAAAATGCTTTAAAATTAATTCCTTCGGTAAAAGCAGTTTTTAGGCGAGAAAGCGATGTGAAAGGGGATTTCAGGGTTAGGGATCTTGAACATCTCGCAGGCAAAGAAAAAACACTTACATTATACAAAGAAAATGGATACCGGCTTTTAGTTGATGTTGCTAAAGTTTACTTCTCACCAAGGCTCGGGTGGGAGAGAAAAAGAATAATGGACCTTGTAACCATTGATGACATTGTAGTTGACATGTTCTGCGGAGTTGGACCATATTCTATTGCTTGTAAAAATGCGGAAAAAATATATTCAGTCGATATAAACCCGGATGGAATTGAACTTTTAAAACAAAACATCGTGCTAAATAATCTCGAAAATAAAATAGTCCCAATTTTAGAAGATGTAAGAAATGTGGATCTGAAGGGAACCCGCGTTATAATGAATTTGCCAAAATACGCCCATGAATTCGTAGATAAAGCCCTTGAAATCGTTGAAGATGGCGGAACAATTCACTACTACACGGTAGGTGCAGAGTTTGATGAAGGAATTGAACTTTTCAAATCAAAGTGCGATTGTGAAGTTGTTGATAAAAGAATCGTGAAATCATATTCCCCAAGAGAATACGTATTTGTAATTGATTTTAAAATACTAAAAAAGAATTAA
- a CDS encoding shikimate kinase: protein MRCSAVSLGSGTIINAIATGFGSAFGVDLKIKADVELIDNGKKIINGISIDNPTLKPSLVERCVKNVFDHFEVDYSAKISTIGDIPIKSGLSSSSAASNAAVLATIGALGEKVDPDLVLDLAIKSSFEENLTVTGAYDDATASYFGGITVCNNMERKILKKDKFKEDIKVIVLMPEFKKNVDVNRMKLIKDYVDMAFEKCMNGDYYKALFLNGLLYSSALNFPSNISVDALEAGAVTAGLSGTGPSYVALCYPEDEKNVENALKKYGETTITKPSNDGAKILY from the coding sequence ATGCGATGTTCTGCAGTTTCTTTAGGGTCAGGAACAATAATTAATGCAATTGCAACAGGTTTTGGCTCTGCTTTCGGTGTTGATTTGAAAATAAAAGCTGATGTTGAGTTAATAGATAATGGGAAAAAAATTATAAACGGAATTTCAATAGATAACCCTACTTTAAAACCCAGTCTTGTAGAAAGATGCGTTAAAAACGTATTTGACCACTTTGAAGTTGATTATTCTGCAAAAATTTCAACAATTGGGGATATACCGATAAAATCAGGCCTAAGCAGCAGCAGTGCAGCTTCAAATGCGGCAGTTTTAGCAACAATCGGCGCACTTGGTGAAAAAGTAGATCCTGATTTGGTTTTGGATCTTGCAATAAAATCATCTTTTGAAGAAAATTTAACTGTTACTGGGGCATATGATGATGCTACTGCATCTTATTTTGGTGGAATTACCGTATGTAATAATATGGAAAGAAAAATACTGAAAAAAGATAAATTTAAAGAAGATATAAAAGTTATTGTATTAATGCCCGAATTTAAAAAGAATGTTGATGTAAACAGAATGAAATTGATTAAAGATTACGTTGATATGGCTTTTGAAAAGTGTATGAATGGAGATTACTATAAAGCACTGTTTTTAAATGGATTACTTTATTCTTCTGCATTAAATTTTCCATCAAACATTTCTGTTGATGCTTTAGAAGCTGGTGCAGTTACTGCGGGGCTTTCAGGAACCGGTCCTTCTTATGTTGCTCTCTGCTACCCTGAAGATGAAAAAAACGTTGAAAATGCACTCAAAAAATATGGGGAAACCACAATTACAAAACCTAGTAATGACGGAGCTAAAATACTTTATTAA
- a CDS encoding replication factor C large subunit: protein MEEWVEKYRPKSLNDVAGHNKTKQTLVEWIESIIGGQNQKPILLAGPPGSGKTTLAYAIANDYAFDVIELNASDKRNKDVISQVVGTAATSKSLTGRRTLIVLDEVDGLSGNDDRGGVAEIIKVLKTAENPVILTANDVYKPALMTLRNSVNLINVGSVHTNSIPPVLRRIALKEGFEIDEKIIKMIASHSGGDLRAAINDLQSLATGGSIEIEDAKELPDRDSEKSIFDAMRIIMKTTHYDIATSATRDVKEDIGTIEEWISENLPKEYLKYKDLAEGYDYLSKSDVFLGRVYRRQYFGLWRYASALMTAGTALAKEEKYRGFTRYGPPAIFTKLSRTKGSRQKMKDILKKIALKTHTSTKRARNTVDYLTVIFESNPEVSAELVEYYELTKDEMEFLTNKTITKKILSVIAGKKPKVKKETPKKKETPKEVMPVIPKRPRISETPKEPLKEVIEETVQPSEKVNKKEEEKKKDPKKQATLDSFF from the coding sequence ATGGAAGAGTGGGTTGAAAAATACAGGCCAAAATCATTAAATGATGTCGCAGGGCACAATAAAACTAAACAAACACTTGTTGAATGGATAGAATCTATTATAGGCGGTCAAAATCAAAAACCAATACTTTTAGCAGGGCCTCCTGGATCGGGTAAAACTACTTTAGCTTACGCGATTGCAAACGATTATGCTTTTGATGTAATCGAACTTAACGCGAGTGACAAGCGAAATAAGGATGTAATTTCACAAGTTGTTGGAACTGCGGCAACTTCAAAATCACTTACTGGAAGAAGGACGTTAATCGTTTTAGATGAGGTTGACGGGCTCTCTGGAAATGATGACCGAGGAGGGGTAGCTGAAATAATAAAAGTTTTAAAAACAGCAGAAAACCCCGTAATTTTAACTGCAAACGATGTATACAAACCTGCTTTAATGACGCTTAGAAATTCTGTAAATTTGATAAATGTCGGTTCAGTTCACACAAACTCGATTCCACCGGTTTTAAGAAGAATTGCACTAAAAGAAGGTTTTGAAATCGATGAAAAAATAATTAAAATGATTGCAAGTCACTCTGGCGGAGATTTAAGGGCTGCAATAAATGATTTACAGTCATTAGCAACGGGCGGATCGATTGAAATCGAAGATGCAAAAGAACTTCCCGATAGGGACAGTGAAAAGAGTATTTTTGATGCAATGAGAATAATAATGAAAACAACCCACTACGACATTGCAACAAGTGCTACAAGGGATGTAAAAGAAGATATCGGAACCATTGAAGAGTGGATTTCTGAAAATTTACCAAAAGAATATTTAAAATACAAGGATCTTGCAGAAGGGTATGACTACCTTTCAAAATCAGATGTATTTTTGGGAAGGGTTTACCGAAGACAGTATTTTGGACTTTGGAGATATGCTTCAGCTTTAATGACTGCTGGAACTGCTTTAGCAAAAGAAGAAAAGTATCGAGGATTTACCCGATATGGGCCACCTGCTATCTTTACAAAATTAAGCAGGACTAAGGGTAGCAGACAGAAAATGAAAGATATTTTGAAAAAAATAGCTTTAAAGACCCATACTTCAACAAAAAGAGCAAGAAATACCGTGGATTATTTGACTGTAATTTTTGAATCAAATCCGGAAGTTTCTGCAGAACTTGTGGAATATTATGAACTTACAAAGGATGAAATGGAGTTTTTAACCAACAAAACAATTACAAAAAAAATACTTTCAGTAATTGCTGGTAAAAAACCAAAAGTTAAAAAAGAAACCCCGAAGAAAAAAGAAACTCCCAAAGAAGTAATGCCCGTTATTCCAAAACGTCCTAGAATTTCAGAAACTCCAAAAGAACCTTTAAAAGAGGTAATCGAAGAAACCGTTCAACCTTCTGAAAAAGTAAATAAAAAAGAAGAAGAAAAGAAAAAAGATCCAAAAAAACAGGCAACTTTGGACAGCTTCTTTTAA
- a CDS encoding type II glyceraldehyde-3-phosphate dehydrogenase, translating to MANVLINGYGSIGKRVADAVAKQDDMKVIGVTKTKPDFEARMAVEKGYKLFAAIPERKHLFEEAGIPVEGTLDDIIEDADIVVDGAPKKIGKANLENVYKKHGVKAIIQGGEKAGDAQDSFNSLWSYERCYGKDYIRLVSCNTTGLCRSMYAINSVADILKARIVLIRRAADPNDIKTGPVNAIVPNPVSVPSHHGPDVVSVIPELDGKIMTSAVIVPTTLMHMHSIMVETSGTTRDEIIDALAKTPRILTVKASEGFDSTAKIIEYARDLGRSRYDLNEIAVWEESVNVVDNEVYMMQAIHQESDVIPENVDCIRAMLEMESDNLKSIEKTNKAMGLIK from the coding sequence ATGGCAAATGTATTGATAAACGGATACGGCTCTATCGGTAAAAGGGTTGCCGATGCAGTAGCTAAACAGGACGACATGAAAGTTATTGGAGTTACAAAAACGAAACCTGACTTTGAAGCCAGAATGGCTGTTGAAAAGGGATACAAATTATTTGCAGCAATTCCTGAAAGAAAACATCTTTTTGAAGAAGCAGGAATTCCTGTTGAAGGAACACTTGACGATATTATTGAAGATGCAGATATTGTAGTTGACGGAGCCCCTAAAAAAATTGGAAAAGCAAATCTCGAAAACGTATACAAAAAACACGGCGTAAAAGCAATAATCCAAGGTGGAGAAAAAGCAGGCGACGCACAAGACTCATTTAACTCACTATGGAGCTACGAAAGATGCTACGGAAAAGACTACATCAGACTCGTATCATGCAACACCACAGGACTTTGTAGATCAATGTACGCAATTAATTCAGTTGCTGACATTTTAAAAGCAAGAATCGTACTCATAAGAAGAGCTGCTGATCCTAACGACATAAAAACAGGACCAGTAAATGCAATCGTTCCAAATCCAGTATCAGTTCCATCACACCACGGACCAGACGTTGTTTCAGTTATTCCCGAACTCGATGGAAAAATCATGACTTCAGCAGTTATCGTTCCAACAACACTGATGCACATGCACTCAATAATGGTAGAAACTTCAGGTACCACAAGAGACGAAATAATTGATGCACTTGCAAAAACACCAAGAATATTAACCGTGAAAGCTTCAGAAGGATTTGATTCGACTGCAAAAATTATTGAATACGCAAGAGACCTTGGAAGAAGCAGATACGATTTAAACGAAATTGCAGTATGGGAAGAAAGCGTAAACGTTGTAGACAACGAAGTTTACATGATGCAGGCAATACACCAGGAAAGCGATGTTATCCCTGAAAACGTGGACTGTATTAGAGCAATGCTCGAAATGGAAAGCGACAACTTAAAATCAATTGAAAAAACCAATAAAGCAATGGGTTTAATTAAATAA
- the cobI gene encoding precorrin-2 C(20)-methyltransferase codes for MVDKIYGIGVGPGDTDLLTLKAVNVIQNADTIFVPISKEGKASVAYDIIKTIIPENKKVVELLFPMSKDVEFLQKHWNNAAEKVMKENGTVAVVTIGDATLYSTFSYVWHIFTENKIDVEIINGISSPFAAAGVLNIPLVEGDEKLAILPQGKDLERYLEEFDTLIVMKTNDLEEKLKNLKDKKDNYLVGVVNRVTSNTQKTALGKIDEIDFEPFKDYLSLAIIKKLK; via the coding sequence ATGGTCGATAAAATATATGGAATAGGTGTTGGTCCAGGGGATACAGATTTATTAACTTTAAAAGCGGTAAATGTAATTCAAAATGCAGATACCATATTTGTTCCAATTTCAAAGGAAGGAAAAGCTTCTGTTGCATATGACATTATAAAAACTATAATTCCAGAAAACAAAAAAGTGGTAGAACTTTTGTTTCCAATGAGTAAAGATGTTGAATTTTTACAAAAACACTGGAATAATGCCGCAGAAAAAGTAATGAAAGAAAATGGAACTGTTGCAGTTGTAACGATTGGGGATGCAACACTTTACAGTACTTTTTCATATGTTTGGCATATATTCACTGAAAATAAAATTGATGTAGAAATTATAAACGGAATTTCATCACCATTTGCCGCTGCAGGCGTTTTAAATATCCCTCTAGTTGAAGGGGATGAAAAATTAGCAATTTTACCACAAGGAAAAGATTTAGAAAGATATTTAGAAGAATTCGATACTTTAATTGTGATGAAAACTAACGATTTGGAAGAAAAATTGAAAAATTTAAAAGATAAAAAAGATAACTATTTAGTTGGTGTTGTAAACCGAGTTACATCGAATACTCAAAAAACTGCGTTAGGAAAAATCGATGAAATTGATTTTGAACCGTTTAAAGATTATTTATCCTTAGCAATTATTAAAAAATTGAAATAA
- a CDS encoding DUF447 domain-containing protein, translating into MKYEVVITSGNSNQAPIGAFFKGDFVTLHLYDGSHTFENLQKDEFYILNTCSPYLIAKSVLDDAGDYEYLDNDGTKIPYLRDSYKIELIEIKNRKIVETKNEFGSSKLMIVEGKPIFEKILNCNISAYNRADGAVVEMAVLYSRKNMISKEEMKEEMTRLMKIIKKVGSKNHIELAKKLGV; encoded by the coding sequence ATGAAGTATGAAGTCGTTATAACTTCGGGAAATTCTAATCAGGCGCCAATTGGAGCTTTTTTTAAAGGTGATTTCGTAACTTTGCATTTGTATGATGGTTCACACACTTTTGAAAATTTACAAAAAGATGAGTTCTATATTCTAAATACTTGCAGTCCTTATTTAATTGCAAAATCCGTTCTCGATGATGCTGGAGATTACGAATATTTAGATAATGACGGAACAAAAATTCCATATTTAAGGGATTCTTACAAAATAGAATTAATTGAAATCAAAAACCGAAAAATCGTGGAAACAAAAAATGAATTTGGAAGTTCTAAACTCATGATTGTCGAAGGAAAACCTATTTTTGAAAAAATATTAAATTGTAATATTTCTGCTTATAACCGTGCAGATGGTGCTGTTGTTGAAATGGCAGTTTTATATTCCCGGAAAAATATGATTTCAAAAGAAGAAATGAAAGAAGAAATGACTAGATTAATGAAAATTATTAAAAAAGTCGGCAGTAAAAATCATATCGAACTTGCAAAAAAGTTAGGTGTTTAA
- the ilvD gene encoding dihydroxy-acid dehydratase, producing the protein MISDNVKKGVIRTPNRALLKACGYTDEDMEKPFIGIVNSFTEVVPGHIHLRTLSEAAKHGVYANGGTPFEFNTIGICDGIAMGHEGMKYSLPSREIIADAVESMARAHGFDGLVLIPTCDKIVPGMIMGAIRLNIPFIVVTGGPMLPGEFQGKKYELISLFEGVGEYQVGKITEEELKCIEDCACSGAGSCAGLYTANSMACLTEALGLSLPMCATTHAVDAQKVRLAKKSGSKIVDMVKEDLKPTDILTKEAFENAILVDLALGGSTNTTLHIPAIANEIENKFITLDDFDRLSNEVPHIASIKPGGEHYMIDLHNAGGIPAVLNVLKEKIRDTKTVDGRSLLEIAESVKYINYDVIRKVEAPVHETAGLRVLKGNLAPNGCVVKIGAVNPKMYKHDGPAKVYNSEDEAISAILGGKIVEGDVIVIRYEGPSGGPGMREMLSPTSAICGMGLDDSVALITDGRFSGGSRGPCIGHVSPEAAAGGVIAAIENGDIIKIDMIEKEINVDLDESVIKERLSKLGEFGPKIKKGYLSRYSKLVSSADEGAVLK; encoded by the coding sequence ATGATAAGTGATAACGTCAAAAAGGGAGTTATAAGAACTCCAAACCGGGCTCTTTTAAAAGCTTGCGGATATACAGACGAAGACATGGAAAAACCATTTATTGGAATTGTAAACAGCTTTACAGAAGTTGTTCCTGGCCACATTCACTTAAGAACATTATCGGAAGCGGCCAAACATGGTGTTTATGCAAACGGTGGAACGCCATTTGAATTTAATACCATTGGAATTTGCGACGGTATTGCAATGGGCCACGAAGGTATGAAATACTCTTTACCTTCAAGAGAAATTATTGCAGACGCTGTTGAATCAATGGCAAGAGCACATGGATTTGATGGTCTTGTTTTAATTCCTACGTGTGATAAAATCGTTCCTGGAATGATAATGGGTGCCATACGACTAAACATTCCATTTATTGTAGTTACTGGAGGACCAATGCTTCCGGGAGAATTCCAAGGTAAAAAATACGAACTTATCAGCCTTTTTGAAGGTGTCGGAGAATACCAAGTTGGAAAAATTACTGAAGAAGAATTAAAGTGCATTGAAGACTGTGCATGTTCAGGTGCTGGAAGTTGTGCAGGGCTTTACACTGCAAACAGTATGGCCTGCCTTACAGAAGCTTTGGGACTCTCTCTTCCAATGTGTGCAACAACGCATGCAGTTGATGCTCAAAAGGTTAGGCTTGCTAAAAAAAGTGGCTCAAAAATTGTTGATATGGTAAAAGAAGACTTAAAACCAACAGACATATTAACAAAAGAAGCTTTTGAAAACGCTATTTTGGTCGATCTTGCACTTGGTGGATCAACAAACACAACATTACACATTCCTGCAATTGCAAATGAAATTGAAAATAAATTCATAACTCTCGATGACTTTGACAGGTTAAGCAATGAAGTTCCGCATATTGCATCAATCAAACCGGGTGGAGAACACTACATGATTGATTTACATAATGCTGGAGGTATTCCTGCGGTATTGAATGTGTTAAAAGAAAAAATTAGAGATACAAAAACGGTTGACGGAAGAAGCCTATTAGAAATTGCAGAATCTGTTAAATACATAAATTACGACGTTATAAGAAAAGTAGAAGCTCCAGTTCACGAAACTGCTGGTTTAAGAGTTTTAAAAGGAAATCTTGCTCCAAACGGTTGCGTTGTAAAAATTGGTGCAGTAAATCCAAAAATGTACAAACACGATGGACCTGCAAAAGTTTACAATTCCGAAGATGAAGCAATTTCTGCGATACTTGGTGGAAAAATTGTAGAAGGCGACGTTATAGTCATCAGATACGAAGGACCATCAGGAGGTCCAGGAATGAGAGAAATGCTCTCCCCAACTTCAGCAATCTGCGGAATGGGTCTTGATGACAGTGTTGCATTGATTACTGATGGAAGATTCAGCGGAGGAAGTAGAGGCCCATGTATCGGACACGTTTCTCCAGAAGCAGCAGCTGGTGGAGTAATTGCTGCAATTGAAAATGGAGATATTATCAAAATTGACATGATTGAAAAAGAAATAAATGTTGATTTAGATGAATCAGTCATTAAAGAAAGACTCTCAAAACTGGGAGAATTTGGGCCTAAAATCAAAAAAGGCTATTTATCAAGATACTCAAAACTAGTCTCGTCTGCTGATGAAGGGGCAGTTTTAAAATAA
- the metG gene encoding methionine--tRNA ligase, protein MRHLVTTALAYTNGPLHLGHARSTYIPADIYTRYLKLKGEEVIHIGGTDNHGVPITLTAEKEGVKPIDIVDRYHNAIKADLDSLNICFDNFGRTHSDIHIETAQEFYSKLKENGYIYEKEIEQFYCEKCDMYLADRYVEGICPFCEGEARGDHCEVCGRHLEPTELVNPYCIHCNSKPEIKRTTHYFFKLSAMQDVLKEYIENSPEMPEHVKNMALRWIEELHDWDVSRNIKWGVPIPGCDDQVMYVWIEAPIGYVSFTKQLGNIWKSYWLENTDESKISHFIGKDITVHHAVFWPGILKGIGGYKMPNAVVSGGYLTLENKKMSTSKNWVVWVKDFVENFSSDYLRYFFMINAPLNRDTDFSWDDFQKRINTELIDIIGNFTHRTLVFTERKFGSTPIVDLNQLKGEDKKLISKCEDTEKLVDSLIREYNFKDALMEIIHLAKDGNGYFQGMAPWAIKDEERLKEVMYTCSVVLKYIIYLLSSFMPEKTALLLEYMNEELDLEVRGNPLKKPKVIFTKVSDEDISRMKENLLKATKKAETKADEKSKKVKSGEKMDIIDIDYFGNIDLRVGQILEVEEVPRSKKLYKIIADLGDEKRQIVSGLKGAYEAEELVGKKVIIICNLKPAKLCGVESQGMLLAAEDDSIVSLLALDRDLPVGSKIH, encoded by the coding sequence ATGAGGCATTTAGTTACAACTGCATTGGCATATACAAATGGGCCCCTTCATCTTGGGCACGCGAGAAGTACTTACATCCCTGCAGACATTTATACAAGATATTTAAAACTTAAAGGGGAAGAAGTAATCCATATCGGGGGAACAGATAACCACGGAGTTCCCATTACACTAACTGCCGAAAAAGAAGGCGTAAAACCGATAGATATTGTTGACAGATACCATAATGCAATAAAAGCAGACCTTGACAGTTTAAACATTTGTTTTGATAATTTTGGAAGGACACACAGTGATATACACATCGAAACTGCTCAAGAATTTTATTCAAAATTAAAAGAAAATGGATACATTTACGAAAAGGAAATTGAACAATTTTACTGCGAAAAATGTGACATGTACCTTGCAGACAGGTACGTTGAAGGAATCTGTCCATTTTGTGAAGGCGAAGCAAGAGGCGACCACTGTGAGGTTTGCGGAAGACACCTTGAACCAACAGAACTTGTAAACCCGTACTGTATACACTGTAATTCAAAACCCGAAATCAAAAGAACTACACACTATTTCTTTAAATTAAGTGCAATGCAAGATGTTTTAAAAGAATACATTGAAAATTCTCCAGAAATGCCGGAACACGTAAAAAATATGGCTTTAAGATGGATTGAAGAACTTCACGACTGGGACGTTTCAAGAAACATAAAATGGGGTGTCCCAATCCCAGGATGCGACGATCAGGTGATGTATGTCTGGATTGAAGCTCCAATTGGATATGTATCTTTTACAAAACAGCTTGGAAATATCTGGAAAAGCTACTGGCTTGAAAATACAGATGAATCAAAAATTTCACACTTTATTGGAAAGGATATCACTGTACACCATGCGGTATTTTGGCCGGGAATTTTAAAAGGAATCGGCGGATACAAAATGCCAAACGCGGTTGTTAGCGGCGGTTACTTAACTCTTGAAAACAAAAAAATGAGTACAAGTAAAAACTGGGTTGTATGGGTTAAAGATTTTGTTGAAAACTTTAGTTCTGACTATTTAAGATATTTCTTCATGATAAATGCTCCATTAAATAGGGATACCGACTTTTCATGGGACGATTTCCAAAAAAGGATTAATACTGAATTAATTGATATTATCGGAAACTTTACACACAGAACTTTAGTATTTACGGAACGTAAATTTGGCAGTACTCCAATTGTGGACTTAAACCAGTTAAAAGGCGAAGATAAAAAGTTAATTTCAAAATGTGAAGATACAGAAAAACTTGTTGATTCATTAATTAGGGAATACAACTTTAAAGATGCATTAATGGAAATTATTCATTTGGCAAAAGATGGAAACGGTTACTTCCAGGGAATGGCGCCATGGGCAATTAAAGATGAAGAAAGATTAAAAGAAGTAATGTACACATGTTCTGTTGTTTTAAAGTACATAATTTACCTTTTAAGTTCCTTCATGCCTGAAAAAACGGCTCTTCTTTTAGAATACATGAACGAAGAACTCGATTTAGAAGTTAGGGGAAATCCTCTTAAAAAACCGAAAGTTATATTTACCAAGGTAAGCGATGAAGATATTTCGAGAATGAAAGAAAATCTTTTAAAAGCTACGAAAAAGGCCGAAACAAAAGCGGACGAAAAGTCCAAAAAAGTAAAATCTGGTGAAAAAATGGATATTATTGACATTGATTACTTTGGAAACATTGATTTGAGAGTTGGACAGATTTTAGAGGTTGAAGAAGTTCCAAGATCAAAAAAACTCTACAAAATTATTGCTGATTTGGGCGATGAAAAAAGACAAATTGTTTCTGGATTGAAAGGGGCTTATGAAGCAGAAGAACTCGTTGGAAAAAAAGTAATTATCATCTGCAACTTAAAACCTGCAAAATTATGCGGTGTTGAGTCACAAGGAATGCTTTTAGCAGCAGAAGACGACAGTATTGTAAGTTTATTGGCGCTTGACAGGGACCTTCCAGTTGGAAGCAAAATCCACTAA